The region CGGATCCCTCACCGAATGGAGTTCCTCGAATGCAAACCGTCGCTCTGGGCCGCACCGGCGAGCAGGTCAGCCAGCTCGCCCTCGGCTGCATGCTGATGGGCACGATGACCGACGAGCAGACGTCGTACGCGATGCTCGACCGCTACCTCGACGGCGGCGGCACCTTCCTCGACACCGCCAACTGCTACGCCTGGTGGCCCGGCCCACCGTTCCGGGGTGGCGAGAGCGAGTCCCTGCTGGGCCGCTGGTTCGCCCGCAGCGGGCGCCGCGACCAGGTCTTCCTCGCCACCAAGGGCACCGCCTGGGTGGCCGACCCGGCGGCCATGCTCGACGGCCGGGTCCAGCCCCCCGACGGCTACTCCGGTGCCGGCGCCGACACCCTGCGCCGCGAACTGGACGACAGCCTGCGCCGGCTCGGCACCGACCACGTCGACCTCTACTACGTGCACGTGGACGACCGCTCCACCCCGCTGGAGGAGACCCTGGAGGCGCTCGCCGGCCTCGTCGCCGCCGGCAAGATCCGCTACCTCGGCTGGTCCAACGTGCACACCTGGCGGCTGGAACGGATCCGCCAGCTCTGCGACCGGTACGGCTGGCCGGCGCCGGTCGCCCTGCAACAGCAGCACTCCTACCTGCGCCGCCGCCCCGGCGTCGACCACACGGCCATCGTCGACGACGAGCAACTCGACTACCTGCGGGCGCACGACGACCTGACCCTGGTGGCGTACTCGCCGATCCTGAAGGGCAGTTACGACGACGCGACCAAGCGGCGGGAACATCCGGTGCTGGACCCGTACCGGGGTGCCGACTCTACCGCGCGGCTCGCCGTACTGGACGCTGTCGCCGCCGAACTCGACGTCACCCCGAACCAACTCGTCCTGG is a window of Micromonospora sp. NBC_01699 DNA encoding:
- a CDS encoding aldo/keto reductase, which translates into the protein MQTVALGRTGEQVSQLALGCMLMGTMTDEQTSYAMLDRYLDGGGTFLDTANCYAWWPGPPFRGGESESLLGRWFARSGRRDQVFLATKGTAWVADPAAMLDGRVQPPDGYSGAGADTLRRELDDSLRRLGTDHVDLYYVHVDDRSTPLEETLEALAGLVAAGKIRYLGWSNVHTWRLERIRQLCDRYGWPAPVALQQQHSYLRRRPGVDHTAIVDDEQLDYLRAHDDLTLVAYSPILKGSYDDATKRREHPVLDPYRGADSTARLAVLDAVAAELDVTPNQLVLAWLLHQDSPTLVPLIGPRTLAQYEAALPALDLKLTPDHLTRLNQATA